Proteins from a single region of Xenopus laevis strain J_2021 chromosome 9_10S, Xenopus_laevis_v10.1, whole genome shotgun sequence:
- the spata2.S gene encoding spermatogenesis-associated protein 2 — translation MDTKYKEDLFRKYVQYHEAKLDASDNKPRTVSDEYLRTAAAAFLSLPKVDPLYRFRLIRFYDVCENSLKSLVTSNLRSLHNAAAMLETIGINLFLYPWKKEYKSIKTYTGPFVYYVRAALSDDDIRHVLHNMGYVQELGPVYRLKEHVDPTQVKKVAFELFLARVECELLLEIYLQVKDRGYLEVDVVNERRSSNEDVRGCTDDMKRRAECKETLNISMARMVLQKSASERAPSKDYFKSKVTKPSKSVDTYDNYWDSKNKPPLMPSLSLRKEPILVDAEDDLKDEIIRPSPSLLTMSSSPHGCSDEFLNLSSNPNGALRTNPTYGYYPSEDDVDLYTDPDTRMLNIKRQDFAKPDVWLLKNEMNPLYHKRSHLAKETAFMKCQSCGVSCGGPLCQKCDNVLIFRPEVPSHKQSSLSIKTAGQNDNYSSGPVLREKSSYGSSSQERASQQNPKMKPSSTMRCGFCNRQGASNTCTVCSKVSCNNCITAYCREYCCRKSDFHKFAPNNQLNYKSSQLPHLVLR, via the exons ATGGATACAAAGTACAAGGAAGACCTCTTTAGAAAATATGTACAGTACCATGAGGCCAAATTGGATGCGTCTGACAACAAGCCGCGTACAGTCAGCGACGAGTATCTCCGCACGGCGGCGGCGGCCTTTCTCAGTCTCCCGAAAGTCGATCCCCTTTATCGATTCCGGCTGATCCGATTCTACGACGTTTGTGAGAATTCCCTAAAGTCATTGGTGACTTCGAACCTACGTTCTCTGCACAATGCGGCCGCCATGCTTGAGACGATTGGGATTAACCTCTTCCTGTATCCCtggaaaaaagaatataaaagcaTAAAG ACGTACACGGGTCCATTTGTATATTATGTAAGAGCTGCACTGAGTGACGATGACATCAGGCATGTTTTGCATAATATGGGCTATGTCCAAGAGCTTGGACCAGTGTACAGGCTGAAAGAACATGTGGACCCCACACAAGTTAAGAAAGTTGCGTTTGAACTATTCTTAGCAAGGGTAGAATGTGAACTGCTTCTAGAAATTTACTTACAAGTCAAGGACAGAGGCTACCTAGAGGTCGATGTCGTTAATGAGAGACGGAGCAGCAACGAGGACGTTCGGGGTTGCACGGACGATATGAAGAGGAGGGCCGAGTGCAAGGAAACGTTAAATATATCTATGGCAAGGATGGTTCTTCAGAAATCTGCCAGCGAGCGAGCCCCTTCAAAAGACTACTTCAAATCGAAGGTGACCAAACCATCGAAATCTGTCGACACGTACGATAACTATTGGGACAGTAAAAACAAGCCGCCTCTCATGCCATCTTTAAGTCTGAGGAAAGAGCCAATTTTAGTGGATGCAGAAGACGATCTCAAAGATGAAATTATACGGCCCTCGCCTTCTTTGCTGACCATGTCAAGCTCTCCGCACGGTTGCTCTGACGAGTTTCTAAATCTTTCCTCCAACCCTAACGGAGCCTTACGAACAAACCCGACCTACGGTTATTACCCTTCCGAAGACGACGTTGATTTGTACACAGACCCGGACACTCGAATGCTAAACATTAAGAGGCAGGACTTTGCCAAACCTGACGTGTGGCTATTGAAAAACGAAATGAACCCGCTGTATCACAAGCGTTCGCATTTAGCCAAAGAGACCGCTTTCATGAAGTGCCAAAGTTGCGGTGTATCGTGTGGGGGCCCCTTGTGCCAAAAGTGTGATAACGTGCTCATCTTTAGACCGGAGGTCCCATCACACAAGCAGAGTAGCCTGTCGATCAAAACCGCGGGTCAAAATGACAATTACTCTTCCGGGCCCGTCCTGCGTGAGAAGTCTTCATATGGCTCGTCGTCCCAAGAGAGGGCTTCtcagcaaaatccaaaaatgaagcCTTCCTCTACGATGCGCTGTGGCTTTTGCAACAGACAAGGAGCCTCCAACACTTGCACAGTCTGCTCCAAAGTCTCGTGCAACAATTGCATCACTGCATACTGCCGGGAATATTGCTGCCGGAAAAGCGATTTTCATAAATTTGCACCTAACAATCAGCTGAATTATAAATCATCCCAACTGCCCCATCTTGTTTTAAGATAG